Proteins encoded by one window of Bacteroidales bacterium:
- a CDS encoding OadG family protein: protein MENDPQGIILTIIAMGVVFLALTLIYIFFHNFGKQFNRFAERKKLIKEGKIDEAEKIEISHSGELNAAIGLALYLYQNELHDMESFKVTINKVTKNYSPWSSKIYGLRRFPKTYWK from the coding sequence ATGGAAAACGATCCACAAGGAATAATATTAACTATTATTGCTATGGGGGTTGTTTTTTTAGCATTAACGCTTATTTATATCTTCTTTCATAATTTTGGAAAACAATTCAATCGTTTTGCAGAACGTAAAAAGCTCATTAAAGAAGGTAAAATAGATGAAGCTGAAAAAATTGAAATAAGTCATTCTGGCGAGCTAAATGCAGCGATTGGATTAGCTTTATATTTATATCAAAATGAACTTCATGATATGGAAAGTTTTAAAGTTACCATTAATAAAGTAACTAAAAACTACTCTCCTTGGAGTTCAAAAATATATGGATTAAGAAGATTCCCTAAAACATATTGGAAATAA
- a CDS encoding acyl-CoA carboxylase subunit beta yields the protein MASIQDKIKELLELRDKARKGGGEKRIESQHKKGKLTARERIDILLDEGSFEEFDMFVSHRCIDFGLDKEQYLSDGVVTGYGTIDGRLVYVFSQDFTVFGGSLSEMYAAKICKIMDQAMKVGAPIIGINDSGGARIQEGVKSLGGYAEIFERNILASGLVPQISAIFGPCAGGAVYSPALTDFIIMSENTSYMFVTGPKVVKTVTGEDVTTEQLGGPKVHASKSGVAHFISKTEEEGLLLIRKLISYLPQNNLEDPPVVPCDDPINRIEEALNDIIPDNPNKPYDVKDVIYLVVDHGELLEVQRDYAPNIVVGFARFNGIPVGIVANQPNYLAGVLDIAASRKAARFVRFCDAFNIPIVTFVDVPGFLPGTGQEYGGIILHGAKLLYAYGEATVPKITIILRKAYGGAYDVMSSKHLRGDINYAWPTAEIAVMGPKGAIEILHSKEIEEIKDEHARAIFIAEKEKEYRHKFANPYNAAKFGYIDDVIEPRNTRFRIIRALQALSTKKEVNPPKKHSNLPL from the coding sequence ATGGCAAGCATTCAAGATAAAATTAAAGAATTGCTCGAGCTAAGAGACAAAGCTCGAAAAGGTGGTGGCGAGAAACGTATAGAATCGCAACACAAAAAAGGTAAGTTAACAGCACGCGAACGTATTGATATTCTTCTCGACGAAGGAAGTTTTGAAGAATTCGATATGTTTGTTTCGCATCGCTGTATCGACTTTGGTTTAGACAAAGAACAATATTTATCCGATGGTGTTGTAACGGGTTATGGTACTATCGATGGGCGTTTAGTTTATGTATTTTCTCAAGATTTTACAGTTTTTGGTGGTTCATTGTCCGAAATGTATGCGGCTAAGATCTGTAAAATCATGGATCAAGCAATGAAAGTAGGAGCACCGATTATCGGTATTAACGATAGTGGTGGTGCTCGTATTCAAGAAGGTGTAAAAAGTTTAGGTGGTTATGCCGAAATTTTTGAGCGTAATATTTTAGCTTCGGGCTTGGTACCACAAATTTCTGCCATATTTGGACCTTGTGCTGGTGGAGCAGTATACTCACCTGCATTGACAGACTTTATAATAATGTCCGAAAACACAAGTTATATGTTTGTTACCGGTCCTAAGGTTGTTAAAACCGTTACCGGCGAAGATGTAACAACAGAACAACTAGGTGGACCCAAAGTTCATGCATCTAAATCGGGCGTTGCTCATTTTATTAGTAAAACAGAAGAAGAAGGATTGTTGCTAATTCGTAAACTAATAAGTTATTTGCCTCAAAACAATTTAGAAGATCCACCTGTGGTGCCTTGCGATGATCCTATTAATAGAATAGAAGAAGCATTAAACGATATTATTCCCGATAATCCTAATAAACCCTATGATGTTAAAGATGTTATATATTTAGTCGTTGATCATGGCGAGTTGTTAGAAGTGCAGCGTGATTATGCACCTAATATTGTAGTTGGTTTTGCTCGTTTCAATGGTATTCCTGTTGGTATTGTTGCCAATCAGCCCAATTATTTAGCTGGAGTTCTAGATATTGCAGCAAGCCGTAAAGCAGCTCGTTTTGTAAGATTCTGCGATGCATTTAATATTCCAATAGTTACATTCGTAGATGTTCCAGGATTTTTACCGGGTACAGGTCAGGAATACGGTGGCATTATATTGCATGGTGCTAAATTGCTTTATGCATATGGCGAAGCCACTGTTCCAAAAATAACTATAATATTACGTAAAGCATATGGTGGTGCTTACGATGTTATGTCTTCTAAACATTTACGTGGTGATATTAATTATGCTTGGCCTACTGCCGAAATCGCTGTTATGGGTCCCAAAGGAGCAATAGAAATATTACACAGCAAAGAAATTGAAGAAATAAAAGACGAACATGCTCGTGCTATTTTTATTGCTGAAAAAGAAAAAGAATACCGTCATAAATTCGCAAATCCCTACAATGCTGCAAAATTTGGTTATATTGACGATGTTATTGAACCACGTAACACTCGTTTTAGAATAATTCGTGCATTACAGGCACTATCAACCAAAAAAGAAGTTAACCCACCCAAAAAACACTCTAACTTACCATTATAG
- a CDS encoding NrdH-redoxin: MISTVKGCQDADFLHGLFTSAIYQAKSKAEGKAPKRVTVYSTPTCSWCNTLKAWLRKNGIPFTDVDVSRDARAAQELVQRTGQQGVPQTEINGQWVIGFDQPKLKQLLEI; this comes from the coding sequence ATGATAAGCACAGTAAAAGGCTGTCAAGATGCAGATTTTTTGCATGGACTTTTTACCAGCGCCATTTACCAAGCCAAATCAAAAGCCGAAGGTAAAGCTCCTAAACGCGTAACTGTCTATTCTACACCAACATGCTCATGGTGCAATACCTTAAAAGCATGGTTACGAAAAAATGGTATTCCTTTCACCGATGTAGATGTTTCACGTGACGCAAGAGCCGCTCAAGAACTTGTACAACGCACAGGACAGCAGGGAGTTCCACAAACCGAAATCAACGGACAATGGGTTATTGGTTTTGATCAACCTAAGCTAAAACAATTATTAGAAATTTAA
- a CDS encoding sulfatase-like hydrolase/transferase, with translation MVLFILYQITRFLFFLYNHSYFSNDPFYDLFRAFIWGTRFDAWVILLFNLPEIIWALIPIKKNLNNFFKFYYIIINSILLLFNLIDIRYFEFTLKRSTADLFNLIGTGNDVWILLPQFIIDFWYIVLFFILIIFILYQTHRFIKYPSISIKPHLTLPNIFLLCIIWIFVFGSIFTILRGTRLRPVSIISASLYANTNDVPLVLNTPFSIIKTYGKTIPNIHKYFDVPEKYFQPIYIIPTNNNAFKNYNVVLIILESFSKEHIGYFSPKNKGFTPFLDSLLHQSMVISNSYANGRKSLESLPSILTSLPSLMDVPYILSPFSSNQIKSLPLVLNKNGYYTSFYHGGTNGTMGFDVFSSMSGIKNYFGRWQYPNPNDYDGNWGIWDEPYLQYVKTQFDHQPTPFFSVIYTLSSHHPYKVPDKYINTLPKGEHEILQSIAYADLSLKKFFNAASKTQWYQHTIFIITADHVFGSHSDFYFNKVGSYSVPIAFFIPSHPNFKGSINTTAQHADLFPSTLYLLGIKDTIFSFGKCIWDTTAPHFAVNYINGEYQLINSDYLLLFNGNKTNGFYRFSNDSLLKNNLLYKDSTQTQKKMEDMLKAIIQIYDYAIINNRLIPKSK, from the coding sequence TTGGTGTTATTTATTTTATACCAAATTACACGCTTTTTATTCTTTTTATACAATCATAGTTATTTTAGTAATGACCCATTTTATGACTTATTTCGGGCTTTTATTTGGGGCACTAGATTTGATGCCTGGGTTATTCTATTATTCAATTTACCCGAAATAATTTGGGCACTTATTCCTATCAAAAAAAATCTAAACAACTTTTTTAAATTTTATTACATTATCATTAATAGCATATTGCTTTTATTTAATCTCATTGATATTCGATATTTCGAATTCACTTTAAAACGCTCTACTGCCGATCTTTTTAATCTTATTGGCACTGGCAATGATGTTTGGATTTTATTACCTCAATTTATAATTGATTTTTGGTATATTGTACTGTTTTTTATTCTAATTATTTTTATTCTTTATCAAACACATCGTTTTATTAAATACCCATCAATATCTATAAAACCTCATTTAACCTTACCCAACATTTTTCTTTTATGTATTATTTGGATTTTTGTTTTTGGAAGTATTTTTACTATATTAAGAGGTACACGTTTAAGACCCGTAAGTATAATATCAGCTTCGTTATATGCGAATACAAATGATGTTCCATTGGTTCTAAATACTCCCTTCTCTATTATTAAAACCTATGGGAAAACAATACCAAACATACATAAATACTTCGATGTACCTGAAAAATATTTTCAACCAATATATATAATTCCTACAAATAATAATGCTTTTAAGAATTATAATGTTGTTTTAATCATATTAGAAAGCTTTTCTAAAGAACATATTGGATATTTTAGTCCTAAAAATAAAGGTTTTACTCCATTTTTAGATAGTTTATTGCATCAGTCTATGGTAATATCCAATTCATATGCCAATGGTCGTAAAAGTTTAGAGTCATTACCTTCAATATTAACGAGTTTACCATCACTCATGGATGTACCTTATATTTTAAGCCCATTTTCATCCAATCAAATTAAATCGTTGCCTCTCGTTCTTAACAAAAATGGCTATTACACCTCGTTTTATCACGGAGGCACCAATGGTACAATGGGTTTCGATGTATTTTCGTCAATGTCTGGTATAAAAAATTATTTTGGGCGTTGGCAATATCCTAACCCTAATGATTATGACGGCAACTGGGGCATATGGGATGAACCTTATTTACAATATGTAAAAACACAATTCGACCATCAACCAACTCCTTTTTTTAGTGTTATATATACCTTATCATCCCATCATCCATATAAAGTGCCCGATAAATATATAAATACACTCCCTAAAGGTGAACACGAAATATTACAAAGTATAGCCTATGCCGACCTTTCATTAAAAAAATTTTTTAATGCTGCATCTAAAACACAATGGTATCAACACACTATATTTATTATTACTGCCGACCATGTATTTGGATCGCATAGTGATTTTTATTTTAATAAAGTTGGTTCTTATTCTGTTCCTATTGCTTTCTTTATTCCATCACATCCCAATTTTAAAGGGTCTATAAATACCACCGCACAACATGCCGATTTATTTCCATCAACTTTATACTTATTAGGAATAAAGGATACCATTTTTTCGTTTGGAAAATGTATTTGGGATACCACTGCACCTCATTTTGCTGTTAATTACATAAATGGCGAATATCAATTAATAAATTCTGACTATTTACTACTTTTTAATGGGAATAAAACGAATGGTTTTTATCGATTTTCGAATGATTCATTGTTAAAAAATAATCTTTTATACAAAGATTCTACCCAAACTCAAAAAAAAATGGAAGATATGCTAAAGGCAATTATTCAAATATACGATTATGCTATAATAAATAATCGCTTAATTCCTAAAAGCAAATAG
- the mce gene encoding methylmalonyl-CoA epimerase yields the protein MEITHIEHIGIAVQNLDEAIQFYENKLGLKCYSIEEVKDQKVRTAFFMIGQTKIELLESTDPEGPIGKFIEKKGEGIHHLAFAVKNIEQQLDNLASNDVKLIDSKPRKGAEGLDIAFLHPKSTFGVLMEICENKQNK from the coding sequence ATGGAAATAACTCATATAGAACACATTGGAATTGCAGTTCAAAATCTGGATGAAGCTATTCAGTTTTATGAAAACAAATTAGGTTTAAAATGCTATTCAATCGAAGAAGTTAAAGATCAAAAGGTTCGAACAGCCTTTTTTATGATTGGTCAAACCAAGATTGAATTATTAGAGTCAACCGATCCCGAAGGTCCAATTGGTAAGTTTATTGAAAAAAAGGGGGAGGGAATTCATCATTTAGCTTTTGCAGTTAAAAACATTGAACAGCAACTCGATAATTTAGCGTCTAATGATGTTAAATTAATTGATAGTAAACCTCGTAAAGGAGCTGAAGGATTAGACATTGCTTTTTTACACCCCAAATCTACGTTTGGAGTATTAATGGAAATCTGTGAAAACAAACAAAACAAATAA
- the trxB gene encoding thioredoxin-disulfide reductase, translated as MNQYDTIVIGAGPAGLTAGIYLARSKVKTLILSDGMAGGQMNLTHEIANYPGVENISGYQLASIMKKQALSFGCEIKTNVKIKDLSLNNDIKTITLSDNTQFTAKSVILTPGGRPRNLQIPGEEEFKGRGVSYCATCDGDFFTNKEIVVVGGGNSAIEESISLTKYASKVTIVHQFDYFQAFPHIVEEAKKNPKIHFILQSTLAEIYGNEQLEGVKIQNLQNQTITDFKTDGVFIFIGYLPNTEFLKNHVKLNERNEIIVDKNMQTNIKGVYAAGDCIEKRYRQITTAVGEATVAAMAVSEFIHQTN; from the coding sequence ATGAATCAGTACGATACAATAGTTATTGGTGCAGGACCGGCAGGCTTAACTGCCGGTATTTACCTTGCCCGCTCAAAGGTAAAAACCCTTATTTTGAGCGATGGCATGGCAGGTGGGCAAATGAATTTAACTCACGAAATAGCCAACTATCCTGGTGTTGAAAATATTAGCGGATACCAACTCGCTTCTATAATGAAAAAACAAGCTTTGAGCTTTGGTTGCGAAATCAAAACAAATGTAAAAATAAAAGACCTTAGCCTAAACAACGACATAAAAACTATAACTTTAAGCGATAATACACAATTTACCGCTAAATCGGTTATTTTAACACCGGGCGGTCGCCCTCGAAATCTGCAAATTCCTGGCGAAGAAGAATTTAAAGGCAGAGGAGTATCGTATTGTGCCACCTGCGATGGCGACTTCTTTACAAATAAAGAAATAGTAGTCGTTGGTGGCGGTAACTCTGCCATTGAAGAATCTATTTCACTTACCAAATATGCCAGTAAAGTTACAATAGTACATCAGTTCGATTATTTTCAAGCTTTTCCACATATTGTCGAAGAAGCTAAAAAAAATCCTAAAATCCATTTTATTCTACAATCGACTCTTGCCGAAATTTATGGAAATGAGCAGTTAGAAGGTGTTAAAATTCAAAACTTACAAAATCAAACAATTACCGATTTTAAAACCGATGGAGTCTTTATTTTTATTGGCTACTTACCCAATACTGAATTTCTTAAAAACCATGTAAAACTCAACGAACGTAATGAAATAATAGTAGATAAAAACATGCAAACCAATATAAAAGGTGTATATGCAGCTGGCGACTGCATCGAAAAACGATATCGTCAAATAACAACTGCTGTTGGCGAAGCTACTGTTGCCGCTATGGCTGTTTCAGAGTTTATTCATCAAACAAATTAA
- a CDS encoding thioredoxin family protein produces the protein MLYTNLKHIETADDLKKIINENENVMVCCGRMGPMCVPVYAAMEELEPEYPHVKFYDMEFDNPESHIIRNAPECRGFMGLPFTMYYKNGKVVKATSSIQSKEQIKAILDKEFSK, from the coding sequence ATGTTGTACACCAATTTAAAACACATCGAAACAGCCGATGATTTAAAGAAAATCATCAATGAAAACGAAAACGTAATGGTATGTTGCGGACGTATGGGTCCCATGTGCGTACCTGTTTATGCAGCTATGGAAGAACTTGAGCCAGAGTATCCACATGTTAAATTCTACGATATGGAATTTGACAATCCCGAATCGCACATTATTCGAAATGCACCCGAATGCAGAGGATTCATGGGATTACCTTTTACCATGTATTACAAAAATGGCAAAGTAGTAAAGGCCACTTCAAGCATTCAATCTAAAGAGCAAATAAAAGCAATACTCGATAAAGAATTTTCTAAGTAA
- a CDS encoding acetyl-CoA carboxylase biotin carboxyl carrier protein subunit: MKNFKFKINGNEYEVEIHSVEGNIAEVEVNGSIYKVEIDKEMQVTKTPKLVRPVSVPSTDTPKIEEHKTIPAPTSKEGQKILSPLPGVILDVLVHKGDKVSIGQKVAILEAMKMENNIESDIEGTVIEVKVNKGDSIMQGDVIVVIG; the protein is encoded by the coding sequence ATGAAAAATTTTAAGTTTAAAATAAACGGAAACGAATACGAAGTGGAAATTCACTCCGTAGAAGGAAATATTGCCGAAGTAGAAGTAAATGGCAGTATATATAAGGTAGAAATTGATAAAGAAATGCAAGTAACTAAAACGCCTAAATTAGTACGTCCAGTAAGTGTACCATCTACCGATACACCAAAAATTGAAGAACATAAAACAATACCGGCTCCAACTTCTAAAGAAGGCCAAAAAATACTATCCCCCTTACCAGGCGTTATTCTTGATGTTTTAGTTCATAAGGGCGATAAAGTGTCGATTGGTCAAAAAGTTGCTATACTCGAAGCAATGAAAATGGAAAATAATATCGAGAGTGATATTGAAGGAACCGTTATTGAAGTTAAAGTGAATAAAGGCGATTCCATTATGCAAGGTGATGTTATTGTTGTTATTGGATAA
- a CDS encoding sodium ion-translocating decarboxylase subunit beta gives MTTNTYEFLLQQLETFWSYTAFYNLTWGHIIMIVIGLLFIYLAITKEYEPLLLIPIGFGIIIGNIPFANAEHILATDPLNLKIGTYQEGSVMYYLRFGVLQGIYPPLIFLGIGAMTDFSTLLSNPRLVLIGAAAQLGIFGAFALALLLGFAPNEAGAIGIIGGADGPTAIFLSSKLAPEFMGAIAISAYSYMALVPVIQPPIMRLLTTKKERIIKMKPPRAVSKTEKVLFPIVGLLLTTFIVPSGLPLLGLLFFGNLLKESGVTKRLANTASGPLIDIVTILIGITVGASTQADVFLRKESVLIFALGAASFIIATAGGVLFVKFINLFLSEGNKINPLIGNAGVSAVPDSARVSEIIGLEYDKKNHLLMHAMGPNVAGVICSAVAAGVLLSFLY, from the coding sequence ATGACAACGAATACATATGAATTTTTATTGCAGCAGTTAGAAACCTTTTGGAGTTATACTGCATTTTATAATTTAACTTGGGGTCATATAATAATGATAGTTATTGGTTTGCTTTTTATTTATCTTGCCATAACTAAAGAATATGAACCTTTATTGCTTATACCAATTGGATTTGGAATAATTATAGGCAATATCCCTTTTGCTAATGCAGAACATATTCTAGCTACCGATCCACTAAATTTAAAAATTGGTACTTATCAAGAAGGAAGTGTAATGTATTATTTGCGATTTGGAGTTTTGCAAGGCATTTATCCGCCATTAATTTTCCTTGGTATTGGTGCTATGACAGATTTTTCTACACTTTTAAGTAACCCTCGATTAGTTTTAATCGGTGCGGCTGCTCAACTTGGTATTTTTGGTGCGTTTGCATTGGCATTATTATTAGGCTTTGCTCCAAACGAAGCTGGAGCTATTGGTATTATTGGTGGTGCTGATGGTCCAACTGCCATATTCTTATCGTCTAAATTAGCTCCAGAGTTTATGGGGGCTATTGCAATTTCTGCATATTCATATATGGCACTAGTTCCCGTAATTCAACCACCGATTATGCGTTTATTAACCACTAAAAAAGAACGCATAATTAAAATGAAACCTCCTCGTGCTGTTAGTAAAACAGAGAAAGTTCTTTTTCCTATTGTAGGATTACTGTTAACTACATTTATTGTTCCTAGTGGCTTACCATTATTAGGATTGTTATTTTTCGGAAATTTACTCAAAGAAAGTGGTGTTACCAAACGTTTAGCAAATACAGCTAGCGGTCCATTGATTGATATTGTAACTATATTAATAGGTATTACAGTAGGTGCATCTACTCAAGCAGATGTTTTTTTACGTAAAGAGTCTGTATTGATTTTTGCATTGGGTGCAGCTTCTTTTATTATTGCAACTGCTGGTGGTGTTTTGTTTGTGAAATTTATTAATTTATTTTTAAGCGAAGGAAATAAAATTAATCCTCTAATAGGTAATGCAGGTGTTTCTGCTGTTCCAGATAGTGCAAGAGTATCTGAAATTATTGGTTTAGAATACGATAAGAAAAACCATCTTTTAATGCATGCTATGGGACCTAATGTAGCTGGCGTTATTTGTAGTGCTGTTGCAGCAGGAGTATTATTAAGCTTTTTGTATTAG
- a CDS encoding OsmC family protein → MKHTVKTSWLGKMAFEAKVNDLPVTMDSAPDFGGENKGPRPKELLLASVSGCTGMDVVAILKKMQVELESFNMEVEADMTEEHPKHYTKMHLIYEFKGKNLDRSKLEKAVTLSQDKYCGVSYMFKKFLEFTYEIRIIES, encoded by the coding sequence ATGAAACACACAGTAAAAACATCTTGGTTAGGTAAAATGGCTTTTGAAGCAAAAGTAAACGATTTACCTGTAACAATGGACTCCGCTCCCGATTTTGGTGGCGAAAATAAAGGTCCACGTCCTAAAGAATTATTATTAGCCTCGGTTTCGGGTTGTACTGGCATGGATGTCGTAGCTATCCTTAAAAAGATGCAAGTAGAGCTCGAATCATTTAATATGGAAGTTGAAGCCGATATGACCGAAGAACATCCTAAACATTATACCAAAATGCACCTTATTTATGAATTTAAAGGTAAAAACCTCGACCGCTCTAAGCTCGAAAAAGCAGTAACACTCTCACAAGACAAGTATTGCGGCGTTTCGTATATGTTTAAAAAATTTCTTGAATTTACTTATGAAATAAGAATTATTGAATCATAA
- a CDS encoding DUF5011 domain-containing protein, whose translation MKRIGLFAVILISLIACQPKDKQAPLIFLKGDNPMTVSLGKYFKDPGATADDNKDKDITNKLTMTHDVQINGPANGDGTTKRAGTYHVIYTCKDAAGNTGTATRTVIVKNDAEQYATRYELRVNASNESIVNDTIVNSIDLSVDNTTNLKLWFPKMGAKQGFRIYGMIAWDNSDNYYHITIPDQKTPFFENNVRYLYGITNANSTQFISDSKILDSIDPSFEVKYYLYKYRYSPYGTVTWNDSTWEVIKNDIVIDHYERF comes from the coding sequence ATGAAAAGAATCGGTCTCTTTGCTGTAATTTTAATAAGCCTTATAGCTTGTCAACCAAAAGATAAACAAGCTCCTCTTATTTTTCTTAAAGGTGATAATCCTATGACAGTTAGCTTAGGAAAATATTTTAAAGACCCTGGAGCAACAGCTGATGATAATAAAGACAAAGATATTACTAATAAACTTACCATGACACACGACGTTCAAATAAACGGACCTGCTAATGGCGATGGTACTACCAAAAGAGCAGGAACATACCATGTTATATACACATGCAAAGATGCTGCTGGTAATACTGGAACTGCAACACGTACAGTGATTGTAAAAAACGATGCCGAACAATATGCAACACGTTATGAACTTAGAGTGAATGCTTCAAACGAAAGTATTGTTAATGATACTATTGTTAACTCCATTGATTTATCGGTAGACAATACCACTAATTTAAAATTGTGGTTCCCTAAAATGGGAGCAAAACAAGGATTTAGAATATATGGTATGATTGCATGGGATAATTCTGATAATTATTATCATATAACCATACCCGACCAAAAAACACCATTTTTTGAAAACAATGTACGTTATTTATATGGTATAACGAATGCAAACTCTACCCAATTTATAAGCGACAGCAAAATACTCGATAGCATAGATCCAAGTTTTGAAGTTAAATACTATTTGTATAAATATAGATATAGCCCTTATGGAACTGTAACTTGGAACGATTCAACATGGGAAGTTATTAAAAACGATATTGTCATAGACCATTATGAACGTTTTTAA
- a CDS encoding co-chaperone GroES, translating to MKELQAINQQVIIDLSEQQKEQRTASGIIIPDTAKEKPNMGKIINMSTIENAEVKVGDTVIYKAYSGTEVEFEGKKYLFLPYGDILAKVVETEEI from the coding sequence ATGAAAGAGTTACAAGCAATTAACCAACAGGTAATTATCGATTTAAGCGAACAACAAAAAGAACAACGCACCGCATCGGGTATTATTATTCCCGATACAGCAAAAGAAAAACCCAACATGGGTAAAATTATTAACATGAGCACCATCGAAAACGCCGAAGTTAAAGTTGGCGATACGGTTATTTATAAAGCATATAGTGGTACCGAAGTAGAATTTGAAGGTAAAAAATATTTATTTCTACCTTACGGCGATATTTTAGCCAAAGTTGTTGAAACCGAAGAAATATAG
- the trxA gene encoding thioredoxin, whose product MTTVLIIILVIVILFVGLNVYNYIRLKKAPAVAENPKIQHLTATTFNQHTKSGIAVVDFWAEWCMPCKMMMPILNDLASDETLPIKVFKVNVDQQRPLAAKFNIKGIPTLIIFKNGKEVKRLVGAKTKDMIVKEIKKL is encoded by the coding sequence ATGACCACTGTACTGATTATCATACTTGTTATTGTAATATTATTTGTAGGACTTAATGTTTACAATTATATACGCTTAAAAAAAGCTCCGGCAGTTGCCGAAAATCCAAAAATTCAACATCTTACTGCCACTACATTCAATCAACATACTAAATCGGGTATTGCCGTTGTTGACTTTTGGGCTGAATGGTGTATGCCATGTAAAATGATGATGCCTATTTTAAACGACTTAGCCTCTGACGAAACCCTACCCATCAAAGTTTTTAAAGTAAACGTTGACCAACAACGCCCACTTGCAGCCAAATTTAATATTAAAGGTATTCCAACCCTTATTATTTTCAAAAATGGCAAAGAGGTGAAACGCTTAGTAGGTGCTAAAACCAAGGATATGATTGTAAAAGAGATTAAAAAACTTTAG